In a single window of the Brassica napus cultivar Da-Ae unplaced genomic scaffold, Da-Ae ScsIHWf_220;HRSCAF=384, whole genome shotgun sequence genome:
- the LOC125575014 gene encoding protein TIME FOR COFFEE-like isoform X3, with product MPSGTKQKPLPPKPAPCKLSSSSSPVAVQDEIEIEIAEVLYGMMRMPLAASKQESAGEEGAKTAVDVKSRVSSPISNSQALLQSSTTTLAANSSSSNVSAIVPKRKKPRIIKYDDENSSNLPSRAVKSEAEAPTKSQVPLGDQLKRSGSAEESSAVLDSTNPQPRESNASLDSRSAEKKENNPPKEETVSPKVETSPGFRSDGDGAKISSPAKEKKFEIDLMAPPPVRSTSERGGEMECVAAEANPKVTEVVTQEAKPLLKEDGGNATIESEEKKRSRAVAEAEPHKSERSCELKLDLKKSDNVGVVNKHHVQKQAPPQQQQQQQQQQQQQQLSIPDETAQATPMPLHMSMPGWPGGLPTMGYMPPTQGVVPADTTSSLSSAAMQPPPHLLFNQPRPKRCATHCYIARNIQSHQQFIKMNPFWPAAAGSAPLYGTKACNLSLMPPTELQGTVLGRSSNPGPDVNSQSTSKGSDTGQRNQILLQQALPPGAANNMMHGPTFIIPVGQQPHAAAASVRPNSGNTGSSGATATANSMNGSASATPAGAPTMTFSYPGMPGNETQYLAILQNNGYPFQVPAHVGAPPAYRGAPGQPMPFFNGSFYSSQMIQPPFSQPQKQQQQPQQQQAGQIPQSHSPSNQNGSVSTSSSAAQKHLQNQQLRPPINHGNSQGFPTHKVQSQPLSFQQRHQHRENTPQHSETVGEDSPSTADSRSSRSSVAYGQNYGMQMQPTNLGLMSSAVPGGGVVVSSSKHCEKKSQQQGSKAGMESFQSQGYAMTFATFNGTSSAPSLNMSSIPQNHPMFHSMPEAARQGYQMMAANVAAAQAAQQKMNYSAPSDDGKSGSNATANTMEEQRKTGKTSGVNGGQSIAFSNKHDLADASVSAVPSGSIVDTSRLLNLGSAMPQSSSSMPTSHQQQLMQQQQQQLMQQQQQQHMQRNQSQQPYPTMYLQKQQRYATSVAASAARTKGSVANNGSGFPDHSITISPAGGAKFPNANSGFPQNLVQSPSNQVQSTQWKNNSPRTTSTAQAQSPSILSPSSSAAAAASSLRNVSHKQQSRPQQSQISFAANSKPMASGSPMQQMQGGANNRAPSPPMLVGSPSTSSVSKNAGGSPRTTASASSAVNKAGQASSTTHSSSQPSKNLQSASVASSTGGRNNGPSVLGNPTTSSGSKSQQQQLSKHGLQQQAQLFFSNPYMQSQHQQQQQIAISPSGGYFIQRHQQQPGSAAAAGATSVTLSGCTTGAVTATSDPAKAIAAAAAAANNVKGGGGMGKTQQHQLGPPGFTYVHAVPSAVQVKPADQKQQAGE from the exons ATG CCGTCGGGGACAAAACAAAAGCCTCTACCGCCGAAGCCAGCGCCGTGCAagctatcatcatcatcatctccggTGGCTGTTCAAGACGAGATCGAGATAGAGATTGCTGAGGTGCTGTACGGTATGATGCGCATGCCTCTAGCGGCGTCGAAACAAGAATCGGCCGGTGAGGAAGGTGCGAAAACAGCCGTGGACGTCAAATCCAGAGTATCTTCACCCATCTCTAATTCACAAGCTCTTCTTCAGTCTTCCACCACCACATTAGCTGCAAATTCAAGCTCGTCTAATGTTTCAGCCATTG TTCCTAAAAGAAAGAAGCCGAGGATTATCAAATACGACGACGAGAACAGTTCTAATCTACCGTCACGCGCCGTTAAATCCGAAGCTGAAGCTCCGACTAAAAGTCAAGTTCCGTTAGGCGATCAGCTAAAGAGATCGGGATCAGCCGAAGAAAGCAGCGCGGTGTTGGATTCGACCAATCCACAGCCCAGAGAAAGCAACGCGTCGTTAGATTCGAGATCAGcggagaagaaagaaaataatcCGCCGAAAGAGGAAACGGTATCGCCTAAAGTGGAAACTTCCCCAGGATTTAGATCCGATGGTGATGGGGCTAAAAT AAGTTCGCCGGCGAAAGAGAAGAAGTTTGAGATAGATCTGATG GCGCCACCTCCGGTTAGATCGACATCGGAGAGAGGCGGTGAGATGGAATGTGTGGCAGCAGAAGCTAACCCTAAAGTCACGGAAGTGGTAACG CAGGAAGCAAAGCCTCTGTTAAAAGAGGATGGAGGTAATGCGACGATTGAGTctgaggagaagaagagatctAGAGCGGTGGCTGAAGCTGAACCTCATAAGTCAGAGAGGAGTTGTGAGCTCAAACTCGACTTGAAGAAATCTGATAATGTGGGTGTAGTAAACAAGCATCATGTTCAGAAACAGGCACCTCCgcaacagcaacaacaacaacaacaacaacaacaacaacaacagctatCTATTCCAGATGAAACAG CTCAAGCTACCCCTATGCCTCTGCATATGTCAATGCCTGGCTGGCCTGGAGGTCTTCCTACAATGGG GTACATGCCACCTACACAAGGTGTTGTGCCTGCGGATACTACTAGCTCCTTATCCTCAGCAGCAATGCAG CCTCCTCCACATTTACTGTTTAATCAACCGAGGCCTAAGAGATGTGCAACACACTGCTACATTGCTCGTAATATCCAATCCCATCAGCAGTTCATAAAGATGAATCCGTTCTGGCCTGCAGCAGCAGGCTCAGCTCCATTGTACGGGACCAAGGCCTGCAATCTCAGTCTCATGCCTCCCACAGAACTGCAGGGGACTGTTTTGGGAAGAAGTTCCAATCCTGGTCCAGATGTCAACTCTCAATCTACTTCCAAAGGCTCAGATACAGGTCAGAGAAATCAAATATTACTCCAACAAGCTCTGCCTCCAGGAGCAGCTAATAACATGATG CATGGTCCTACATTCATTATCCCCGTGGGCCAACAGCCTCATGCAGCTGCCGCATCTGTCAGACCTAATAGTGGCAACACAGGTTCTTCTGGTGCGACAGCTACTGCAAACTCCATGAATGGCTCTGCATCGGCTACTCCAGCTGGTGCCCCAACAATGACCTTCAGTTATCCAGGCATGCCAGGCAATGAAACGCAGTACCTGGCCATTTTGCAGAATAATGGCTATCCTTTTCAAGTCCCAGCACATGTTGGTGCACCACCTGCTTATAGAGGAGCTCCTGGACAGCCGATGCCATTTTTTAATGGTTCGTTCTACTCCTCCCAAATGATCCAGCCTCCGTTTTCTCAGCCACAGAAGCAGCAACAGCAACCGCAGCAGCAGCAAGCTGGTCAAATTCCCCAGAGCCATTCTCCAAGCAACCAGAATGGAAGTGTTTCCACTAGTTCATCCGCAGCTCAAAAGCATCTGCAGAACCAACAGCTGAGACCGCCGATCAATCATGGGAACTCCCAAGGATTTCCAACTCACAAAGTCCAGTCTCAGCCTTTGAGTTTTCAGCAGAGGCATCAACATAGAGAAAATACGCCTCAACATAGCGAGACTGTAGGAGAAGATAGCCCATCAACTGCTGATAGCCGGTCTTCTCGTTCGAGTGTTGCCTATGGCCAGAACTATGGTATGCAGATGCAACCAACAAACTTGGGTTTGATGAGTTCAGCAGTCCCAGGAGGGGGAGTGGTCGTATCCTCGAGCAAACATTGTGAAAAGAAATCACAGCAGCAGGGTTCAAAGGCTGGTATGGAATCGTTTCAGTCCCAGGGTTATGCTATGACCTTTGCGACATTCAATGGCACTAGTAGTGCTCCTTCCCTGAACATGTCATCAATTCCTCAGAATCACCCTATGTTCCACAGCATGCCAGAAGCAGCAAGGCAAGGTTACCAAATGATGGCAGCGAATGTTGccgcagctcaagcagcccaaCAGAAAATGAACTACAGTGCTCCTTCAGATGATGGAAAGTCTGGATCTAATGCTACTGCTAATACGATGGAAGAACAAAGGAAGACAGGGAAAACGAGTGGTGTGAATGGTGGGCAGTCTATTGCTTTCTCTAACAAACACGACCTGGCTGATGCATCTGTTTCTGCTGTACCGAGTGGTAGCATCGTTGATACATCCCGTTTGCTAAACCTTGGTTCTGCTATGCCACAGAGTTCCAGTTCTATGCCGACTTCTCATCAGCAGCAACTTATgcaacagcagcagcagcagcttatgcaacaacagcagcagcagcataTGCAACGGAATCAATCGCAGCAACCTTATCCCACCATGTATCTCCAGAAGCAGCAACGGTATGCAACATCAGTGGCTGCATCTGCTGCTAGAACCAAAGGGTCGGTGGCGAATAATGGGAGTGGTTTTCCTGATCACAGTATCACCATATCGCCCGCGGGAGGTGCCAAGTTTCCAAATGCCAACTCAGGCTTTCCTCAGAACCTTGTTCAGTCACCTAGTAATCAGGTGCAGTCAACTCAGTGGAAAAACAATTCACCAAGGACAACAAGCACTGCCCAAGCTCAGTCTCCTTCAATACTGTCCCCATCATcatctgctgctgctgctgcatcGTCCCTGAGAAACGTCTCGCATAAACAGCAAAGCCGTCCCCAGCAATCGCAAATATCTTTTGCGGCAAACTCGAAACCTATGGCTTCTGGTTCACCTATGCAGCAGATGCAAGGAGGTGCCAACAACCGAGCTCCGTCTCCACCAATGTTAGTTGGATCACCTTCTACATCTTCGGTCTCCAAAAACGCCGGGGGAAGCCCAAGGACAACTGCTTCCGCTTCCTCAGCAGTGAACAAAGCTGGACAAGCTTCCTCTACTACTCACTCATCATCTCAGCCGTCCAAGAACTTGCAGTCTGCATCTGTGGCGTCATCTACTGGTGGAAGGAATAATGGTCCTTCTGTTCTCGGAAACCCCACCACGAGCTCTGGATCCAAGTCCCAACAGCAACAGTTGTCAAAGCATGGGTTGCAGCAGCAAGCCCAGCTCTTCTTTTCTAATCCTTACATGCAATCTCAACATCAACAGCAGCAGCAGATCGCAATATCTCCTTCCGGTGGTTATTTCATTCAAAGACATCAGCAACAGCCAGGTTCCGCTGCTGCTGCTGGCGCCACTTCTGTCACCCTCTCCGGCTGTACTACCGGAGCCGTAACTGCCACTTCAGATCCAGCGAAAGCTATCGCAGCCGCAGCAGCAGCAGCGAATAACGTGAAAGGAGGAGGTGGAATGGGGAAAACGCAGCAACATCAGCTGGGGCCTCCAGGGTTCACGTATGTACACGCGGTTCCCTCTGCGGTTCAGGTTAAACCCGCAGATCAGAAGCAACAAGCGGGTGAGTGA